From Rhodococcus antarcticus, the proteins below share one genomic window:
- a CDS encoding FtsK/SpoIIIE family DNA translocase — protein sequence MTTPREPGLASRAVRASWSGVARGVGASVRAVGRTREIEPGHRRDGLALGLFAGAVLVAAGVWWSAGGPVGSALDTALRTVVGAPAAVLPLVLVGVAVTLLRCAPAPEHRPRTVLGSMLLGLSVLGLLHLGAGSPDTLAGQQRAGGGVGHLVGDPLAGGVSTWLAVPLLALVAVFGLLVLTGTTVREVPGRLRSLAGGTPDPDEEGADDLDLLHDAPELDETAAPVTEKLRKPSRRRQGTAAEPPAESATPPTVRARPTVVAATPPPAPVAGEQLTLDRVVEGDYVLPPVTLLKAGDPPKTRSSANDAMIEAITGVLEQFAIDAAVTGFTRGPTVTRYEVELGPGVKVEKITALARNIAYAVATDNVRLLAPIPGKSAVGIEVPNTDREMVRLADVLLAPTAKGDHHPLVIGLGKDIEGNFVTANLAKMPHLLVAGSTGSGKSSFVNSMLVSLLARATPDEVRMILIDPKMVELTPYEGIPHLITPIITQPKKAAAALAWLVEEMEQRYQDMQVNKVRHIDDFNAKVRSGEITAPLGSERVYKTYPYILAIVDELADLMMTAPRDVEDAIVRITQKARAAGIHLVLATQRPSVDVVTGLIKTNVPSRLAFATSSLTDSRVILDQPGAEKLIGMGDALFLPMGAGRPVRLQGAFITDEEISAIVEAAKSQAEPEYTEGVTVQTAAAGKGDVDPDIGDDMDVLLQAIELVVTSQFGSTSMLQRKLRVGFAKAGRLMDLMENKGVVGPSEGSKARDVLVKPEELDGLLWSVKGGDPLDVEVD from the coding sequence GTGACGACCCCGCGCGAGCCCGGCCTGGCCTCGCGCGCCGTCCGCGCCTCGTGGTCGGGGGTGGCCCGCGGCGTGGGTGCCAGTGTCCGGGCCGTCGGTCGCACCCGGGAGATCGAGCCCGGTCACCGTCGCGACGGGCTCGCGCTCGGGCTGTTCGCCGGGGCCGTCCTCGTCGCTGCCGGGGTGTGGTGGAGTGCCGGGGGACCCGTGGGCTCGGCCCTGGACACCGCGCTCCGCACGGTCGTCGGGGCCCCGGCCGCCGTGCTGCCGCTGGTCCTGGTCGGTGTCGCCGTCACCCTGCTGCGCTGCGCTCCGGCACCGGAGCACCGTCCGCGCACGGTGCTCGGCAGCATGCTGCTCGGGCTCTCCGTGCTCGGCCTCTTGCACCTCGGCGCCGGCTCGCCGGACACGCTCGCCGGTCAGCAGCGCGCGGGCGGCGGGGTCGGCCACCTGGTCGGGGACCCGCTCGCCGGTGGGGTGAGCACCTGGTTGGCCGTCCCGCTGCTCGCGCTCGTCGCCGTGTTCGGGCTGCTCGTGCTCACCGGGACCACCGTGCGCGAGGTCCCCGGACGGTTGCGGTCCCTGGCCGGGGGCACCCCCGACCCGGACGAGGAGGGGGCCGACGACCTCGACCTGCTCCACGACGCGCCGGAGCTCGACGAGACCGCCGCGCCCGTCACGGAGAAGCTCCGCAAGCCCTCCCGTCGTCGCCAGGGCACCGCGGCCGAGCCGCCCGCCGAGTCCGCGACGCCGCCGACGGTCCGCGCCCGCCCGACCGTCGTCGCGGCCACCCCGCCGCCGGCCCCGGTGGCGGGTGAGCAGCTCACCCTCGACCGCGTCGTCGAGGGCGACTACGTGCTGCCGCCGGTCACGCTGCTCAAGGCGGGCGACCCGCCCAAGACCCGCAGCTCGGCCAACGACGCGATGATCGAGGCCATCACCGGGGTGCTCGAGCAGTTCGCCATCGACGCCGCCGTCACCGGGTTCACCCGTGGTCCCACCGTCACCCGCTACGAGGTGGAGCTCGGGCCCGGGGTCAAGGTCGAGAAGATCACCGCCCTGGCCCGCAACATCGCCTACGCGGTGGCCACCGACAACGTGCGCCTGCTGGCGCCGATCCCCGGCAAGTCCGCCGTCGGCATCGAGGTGCCCAACACCGACCGCGAGATGGTCCGCCTGGCCGACGTGCTGCTCGCCCCGACCGCCAAGGGCGACCACCACCCGCTCGTCATCGGTCTGGGCAAGGACATCGAGGGCAACTTCGTCACCGCCAACCTCGCCAAGATGCCGCACCTGCTGGTGGCCGGGTCCACCGGCTCGGGCAAGTCGAGCTTCGTCAACTCCATGCTGGTCAGCCTGCTGGCCCGGGCCACCCCGGACGAGGTCCGGATGATCCTCATCGACCCCAAGATGGTCGAGCTCACGCCCTACGAGGGCATCCCGCACCTCATCACGCCCATCATCACCCAGCCCAAGAAGGCCGCCGCGGCGCTGGCCTGGCTGGTGGAGGAGATGGAGCAGCGCTACCAGGACATGCAGGTCAACAAGGTCCGCCACATCGACGACTTCAACGCCAAGGTCCGCTCCGGGGAGATCACCGCCCCGCTGGGCAGCGAGCGGGTCTACAAGACCTACCCCTACATCCTGGCCATCGTCGACGAGCTGGCCGACCTCATGATGACCGCGCCGCGCGACGTCGAGGACGCCATCGTCCGCATCACCCAGAAGGCCCGTGCGGCCGGGATCCACCTGGTGCTCGCCACGCAGCGCCCCTCGGTGGACGTCGTCACCGGGCTGATCAAGACCAACGTGCCCTCGCGGCTCGCCTTCGCGACGTCCTCGCTGACCGACAGCCGGGTGATCCTCGACCAGCCGGGTGCGGAGAAGCTCATCGGCATGGGCGACGCGCTGTTCCTGCCGATGGGGGCCGGCCGTCCGGTGCGCCTGCAGGGCGCGTTCATCACCGACGAGGAGATCTCGGCGATCGTCGAGGCCGCGAAGAGCCAGGCCGAGCCGGAGTACACCGAGGGTGTCACGGTCCAGACCGCCGCGGCCGGCAAGGGCGACGTCGATCCCGACATCGGCGACGACATGGACGTGCTGCTGCAGGCCATCGAGCTCGTGGTGACCAGCCAGTTCGGCTCGACCTCGATGCTGCAGCGCAAGCTGCGCGTCGGGTTCGCGAAGGCCGGCCGCCTCATGGACCTCATGGAGAACAAGGGCGTGGTCGGCCCCAGCGAGGGTTCCAAGGCGCGCGACGTGCTGGTCAAGCCCGAGGAGCTGGACGGGCTGCTCTGGTCGGTCAAGGGCGGCGACCCGCTGGACGTCGAGGTCGACTGA
- a CDS encoding amino-acid N-acetyltransferase, whose protein sequence is MRRARTRDVPGIKDLVDRYAGRILLEKDLVTLYEAVQEFWVAVRHDPDGEAVVGCGALHVLWADLGEVRTVAVDPSVLGGGVGHALVTQLLDGARALGLHRVFVLTFETAFFARHGFVEIEGTPVDAAVYEEMRRSYDTGVAEFLDLSYVKPNTLGNTRMLVTL, encoded by the coding sequence CTGCGCAGGGCGCGCACCCGGGACGTGCCCGGCATCAAGGACCTGGTGGACCGCTACGCGGGCCGGATCCTGCTGGAGAAGGACCTGGTGACGCTGTACGAGGCGGTCCAGGAGTTCTGGGTCGCGGTGCGGCACGACCCGGACGGGGAGGCGGTGGTGGGCTGCGGCGCGCTGCACGTGCTGTGGGCCGACCTCGGCGAGGTGCGCACCGTGGCCGTGGACCCCTCGGTGCTGGGCGGCGGGGTCGGGCACGCACTGGTCACCCAGCTGCTGGACGGGGCCCGGGCGCTGGGGCTGCACCGGGTGTTCGTGCTGACCTTCGAGACCGCGTTCTTCGCCCGGCACGGCTTCGTCGAGATCGAGGGCACCCCGGTGGACGCCGCGGTGTACGAGGAGATGCGCCGCAGCTACGACACCGGCGTCGCCGAGTTCCTCGACCTCAGCTACGTCAAGCCGAACACCCTGGGCAACACCCGGATGCTCGTCACGCTCTGA
- the rimO gene encoding 30S ribosomal protein S12 methylthiotransferase RimO: MSLLTMGCARNEVDSEELAGRLAEGGFELVGDGEDTDLVVVNTCGFVEQAKKDSIDTLLAASDTGAKVVAVGCLAERYGEQLAADLPEADAVLGFDHYPDMAARLKEILGGHAVPSHTPSDRRLLLPISPVDRPAAASDVTVPGHAWGPASRVVRRRLDDAPVAPLKLASGCDRRCSFCAIPSFRGSFVSRSPADVLSEARWLAEQGVRELYLVSENSTSYGKDLGDPTVLDTLLPALAEVPGIDRVRLSYLQPAETRPALLAAIAGTAGVADYFDLSFQHASGAVLRRMRRFGDRESFLGLCEQIRALSPEAGIRTNVIVGFPGETEDDLVELEQFLIGARLDAVGVFGYSDEDGTEAVGLDGHLDAAEVVARVQRISSLVDELTSQRAEDRIGTEVVVLVEDSGDGEMGDGALAEGEVGLATGRAAHQAPEVDGECVFTEVGEVTVGEMWRCRVVASEGVDLVVEALEPLARVAG, from the coding sequence GTGTCCCTGCTCACCATGGGCTGCGCCCGCAACGAGGTGGACTCCGAGGAGCTCGCCGGCCGCCTGGCGGAGGGCGGTTTCGAGCTCGTGGGCGACGGCGAGGACACCGACCTGGTGGTCGTGAACACCTGCGGGTTCGTCGAGCAGGCCAAGAAGGACTCGATCGACACCCTGCTCGCTGCCTCCGACACCGGCGCCAAGGTCGTGGCCGTTGGCTGCCTGGCCGAGCGCTACGGCGAGCAGCTCGCCGCCGACCTGCCCGAGGCCGACGCGGTGCTCGGCTTCGACCACTACCCCGACATGGCCGCCCGTCTGAAGGAGATCCTCGGCGGTCACGCCGTGCCCAGCCACACCCCGTCGGACCGTCGGCTGCTGCTGCCCATCTCCCCGGTGGACCGCCCGGCGGCCGCGTCGGACGTCACCGTCCCCGGCCACGCGTGGGGTCCGGCGAGCCGGGTGGTGCGACGCCGCCTGGACGACGCCCCGGTCGCCCCGCTCAAGCTGGCGTCGGGCTGCGACCGGCGCTGCTCGTTCTGCGCCATCCCCTCCTTCCGCGGCTCGTTCGTCTCGCGCAGTCCCGCCGACGTCCTGAGCGAGGCTCGCTGGCTGGCCGAGCAGGGCGTGCGGGAGCTGTACCTGGTCAGCGAGAACTCCACCTCCTACGGCAAGGACCTCGGCGACCCGACCGTCCTGGACACCCTCCTGCCCGCGCTGGCCGAGGTACCGGGCATCGACCGGGTGCGACTGAGCTACCTGCAGCCCGCCGAGACGCGACCGGCCCTGCTGGCCGCCATCGCCGGCACCGCGGGTGTCGCCGACTACTTCGACCTCTCGTTCCAGCACGCCTCCGGTGCGGTGCTGCGCCGGATGCGGCGCTTCGGCGACCGGGAGAGCTTCCTGGGCCTGTGCGAGCAGATCCGCGCGCTGAGCCCCGAGGCGGGCATCCGCACCAACGTCATCGTGGGCTTCCCCGGCGAGACCGAGGACGATCTCGTCGAGCTCGAGCAGTTCCTGATCGGGGCCCGCCTGGACGCCGTGGGGGTGTTCGGCTACTCCGACGAGGACGGCACCGAGGCCGTGGGCCTGGACGGTCACCTCGACGCGGCCGAGGTCGTCGCGCGCGTGCAGCGGATCTCGTCGCTGGTCGACGAGCTCACCAGCCAGCGCGCGGAGGACCGGATCGGCACCGAGGTCGTCGTGCTCGTGGAGGACAGCGGTGACGGCGAGATGGGCGACGGGGCCCTGGCCGAGGGCGAGGTGGGCCTGGCCACGGGTCGCGCGGCGCACCAGGCGCCCGAGGTCGACGGGGAGTGCGTGTTCACCGAGGTCGGCGAGGTGACCGTCGGCGAGATGTGGCGCTGCCGGGTGGTGGCCTCGGAGGGCGTGGACCTGGTCGTGGAGGCCCTCGAGCCGCTGGCCCGGGTCGCGGGGTGA
- the pgsA gene encoding CDP-diacylglycerol--glycerol-3-phosphate 3-phosphatidyltransferase produces the protein MSTRPVGTPVPVVNIANGLTMLRLLLVPVFLAALFVDHGQTSGWRVGAFVIFALASFTDRVDGEIARKRGLVTDFGKIADPIADKALTGAALVSLSVLGELSWWVTGVIAFRELGVTVLRFWVIRHGVIPASRGGKAKTFVQAIAIGLYVLPLPDGVHPVAQGVMALAVVLTVVTGVDYVVRALRLRRAGMRAQQAALLGRRTVVGDGAAGN, from the coding sequence GTGAGCACCCGGCCGGTGGGGACGCCGGTGCCCGTGGTGAACATCGCCAACGGGCTGACGATGCTGCGGCTGCTGCTGGTCCCGGTGTTCCTGGCGGCCCTGTTCGTCGACCACGGGCAGACCTCTGGATGGCGGGTCGGGGCCTTCGTGATCTTCGCCCTCGCCTCGTTCACCGACCGGGTCGACGGGGAGATCGCGCGCAAGCGGGGTCTGGTCACCGACTTCGGCAAGATCGCCGACCCGATCGCGGACAAGGCGCTGACCGGCGCCGCGCTCGTGAGCCTCAGCGTGCTGGGTGAGCTCAGCTGGTGGGTCACCGGCGTGATCGCCTTCCGCGAGCTGGGCGTGACCGTGCTGCGGTTCTGGGTGATCCGCCACGGCGTGATCCCCGCGAGCCGGGGGGGCAAGGCCAAGACGTTCGTGCAGGCCATCGCCATCGGGCTCTACGTGCTGCCGCTGCCCGACGGGGTGCACCCGGTGGCTCAGGGCGTGATGGCCCTGGCGGTCGTCCTGACCGTCGTCACCGGCGTTGACTACGTCGTCCGCGCGCTGCGGCTGCGACGGGCGGGCATGCGCGCGCAACAGGCGGCGCTGCTCGGCCGTCGCACGGTGGTGGGCGACGGGGCCGCCGGGAACTGA
- a CDS encoding helix-turn-helix domain-containing protein: MAVLLREAIGGSLRRARTSQSRTLREVSSSARVSLGYLSEVERGRKEASSELLAAICEALEVPLSEVLVDVSESMAHSEAPVLRRPGVEVLAGVPRMVIPAPSVVRVAAHAA; the protein is encoded by the coding sequence ATGGCAGTCCTGCTGCGGGAGGCGATCGGGGGCAGCCTGCGACGAGCACGCACGTCCCAGAGCCGCACCCTCCGCGAGGTGTCGAGCAGCGCACGGGTGAGCCTGGGCTACCTCTCCGAGGTGGAGCGCGGCCGCAAGGAGGCCTCGAGCGAGCTGCTGGCGGCGATCTGCGAGGCGCTCGAGGTGCCGCTGTCCGAGGTGCTCGTCGACGTGAGCGAGTCGATGGCCCACAGCGAGGCGCCGGTGCTGCGCCGTCCGGGTGTCGAGGTGCTCGCCGGAGTGCCCCGCATGGTGATCCCCGCCCCCTCGGTGGTACGGGTGGCGGCGCACGCCGCCTGA
- a CDS encoding PspA/IM30 family protein, with protein sequence MANPFVKAWKYSMALFSSKVDEHADPKVQIQQAIEDAQRQHQALSQQAAAVIGNQRQLEMKLNRQLGEVEKYQANTRQALVLADASRGQGDEAKAQQYEQTAQTLAAQLVTAEQGIEDLKQLHDQAIQAAGQAKGAVQQNSSRLEQKLAERTKLLSQLEQAKMQEQVSASLRSMSELSAPGSTPSLDEVRDKIEKRYATALGSADLAENSVQGRMMEIEQSTTDMAGSARLEQIRASMGGALPAGGSSSAGAIGMSKNTSAPQNAVQPTPQGEQQG encoded by the coding sequence ATGGCGAACCCGTTCGTGAAGGCGTGGAAGTACTCGATGGCGCTGTTCTCCTCCAAGGTCGACGAGCACGCCGACCCCAAGGTGCAGATCCAGCAGGCCATCGAGGACGCCCAGCGTCAGCACCAGGCCCTCTCCCAGCAGGCGGCGGCCGTCATCGGCAACCAGCGTCAGCTGGAGATGAAGCTCAACCGCCAGCTCGGTGAGGTCGAGAAGTACCAGGCCAACACCCGTCAGGCGCTCGTGCTGGCCGACGCCTCGCGCGGGCAGGGTGACGAGGCGAAGGCCCAGCAGTACGAGCAGACGGCGCAGACCCTGGCCGCGCAGCTCGTCACCGCCGAGCAGGGCATCGAGGACCTCAAGCAGCTGCACGACCAGGCCATCCAGGCGGCCGGGCAGGCCAAGGGGGCCGTCCAGCAGAACTCCAGCCGGCTGGAGCAGAAGCTGGCCGAGCGGACCAAGCTCCTCAGCCAGCTGGAGCAGGCCAAGATGCAGGAGCAGGTCAGCGCCTCGCTCCGGTCCATGAGCGAGCTCTCCGCGCCGGGCAGCACTCCCTCGCTCGACGAGGTGCGCGACAAGATCGAGAAGCGCTACGCGACCGCACTGGGCTCGGCCGACCTCGCCGAGAACTCGGTGCAGGGCCGGATGATGGAGATCGAGCAGTCGACGACCGACATGGCCGGCAGCGCGCGGCTCGAGCAGATCCGGGCGTCCATGGGCGGGGCGCTGCCCGCCGGCGGCTCGTCCTCCGCCGGGGCGATCGGGATGTCGAAGAACACCAGCGCACCGCAGAACGCCGTGCAGCCCACCCCTCAGGGCGAGCAGCAGGGCTGA
- the pspM gene encoding phage shock envelope stress response protein PspM, which yields MAARGDVPAIWERAQAAAAEVGGRLDAASTSLARWNDPREKQIRRRRAATAVTAALTGTTSVLGVTTVGLTVSPMTEWVVVGSGGLTALVAVPTVAAAVRWRRLRRAPLPDPRPARVRRPGRDSLAHEPVVRLTHAERSLSELLGLLQRDPAVPGGEVEEARTAARAAVDALRREADDLGALERARDTSPAAAAELDVVVGAALVRLESGVRAYDGLVASAARAVAAGSGPERHSESITAAVDRVDALTAALTELAGLHAARR from the coding sequence GTGGCCGCCCGCGGGGACGTGCCGGCGATCTGGGAGCGCGCCCAGGCCGCGGCCGCCGAGGTGGGCGGCCGTCTCGACGCCGCCTCGACGTCGCTGGCACGGTGGAACGACCCGCGGGAGAAGCAGATCCGACGACGCAGGGCGGCCACGGCCGTCACTGCGGCCCTCACGGGCACCACCAGCGTGCTCGGTGTGACCACGGTGGGTCTGACCGTCTCCCCGATGACCGAGTGGGTGGTGGTGGGCTCGGGGGGTCTGACCGCCCTGGTGGCCGTGCCCACGGTGGCGGCTGCGGTGCGGTGGCGCCGGCTGCGGCGCGCCCCCCTGCCGGACCCACGCCCGGCGCGGGTGCGGCGACCCGGTCGTGACTCCCTGGCCCACGAGCCGGTGGTGCGCCTGACCCACGCCGAGCGGAGCCTGTCCGAGCTGCTCGGGCTGCTGCAGCGGGATCCGGCCGTCCCCGGCGGCGAGGTCGAGGAGGCCCGCACCGCCGCCCGGGCCGCCGTGGACGCGCTGCGGCGGGAGGCCGATGACCTCGGGGCCCTGGAGCGCGCCCGGGACACCAGCCCCGCCGCGGCTGCTGAGCTGGATGTCGTGGTGGGCGCGGCGCTGGTCCGGCTCGAGAGCGGGGTGCGCGCCTACGACGGGCTCGTCGCCTCCGCGGCCCGGGCCGTGGCGGCGGGCTCCGGGCCGGAGCGGCACTCGGAGAGCATCACCGCGGCCGTGGACCGGGTGGACGCGCTGACCGCGGCGCTCACCGAGCTCGCGGGCCTGCACGCCGCGCGCCGCTGA
- a CDS encoding DNA-formamidopyrimidine glycosylase family protein yields the protein MPEGDTVWLAGKRLRGALVGHELVRGELRHPELSTVDLTGRTVTGVASVGKHLLTRFDDGSSLHTHFLMDGSWHLYSPGARWKGPDHQVRAVLGVPDRVAVGFRLHQMALVPTDDEARVVGHLGPDLLDDAWGPELAAAAVVNLAAQPDRELGQALLDQRVVAGLGNLYRTEMCFLLGVSPWCPVSSVDPVQTVRMGRDLLWRNADRPEQSTTGALGRDAQHWVFERAGRPCRRCGTRIRTAMQGPGHQARITYVCTTCQPGPHPPLTAGRRPQQPTVPRARYG from the coding sequence GTGCCTGAGGGGGACACGGTCTGGCTGGCGGGCAAGCGGCTGCGCGGGGCCCTCGTCGGGCACGAGCTGGTGCGCGGCGAGCTGCGCCATCCCGAGCTGTCGACGGTGGACCTCACCGGTCGCACGGTCACCGGGGTCGCGAGCGTCGGCAAGCACCTGCTGACCCGCTTCGACGACGGGTCCTCGCTGCACACCCACTTCCTCATGGACGGCTCGTGGCACCTGTACTCCCCCGGCGCGCGGTGGAAGGGCCCCGACCACCAGGTGCGTGCCGTGCTCGGTGTGCCCGACCGGGTGGCCGTGGGGTTCCGGCTGCACCAGATGGCGCTGGTGCCCACCGACGACGAGGCCCGGGTGGTGGGGCACCTCGGCCCCGACCTGCTGGACGACGCGTGGGGACCCGAGCTGGCGGCGGCCGCGGTGGTGAACCTCGCAGCGCAGCCGGACCGGGAGCTCGGCCAGGCGCTGCTCGACCAGCGCGTGGTCGCCGGGCTCGGCAACCTCTACCGGACGGAGATGTGCTTCCTGCTCGGCGTGTCCCCGTGGTGCCCGGTCTCGTCCGTGGACCCCGTGCAGACCGTGCGGATGGGACGGGACCTGCTGTGGCGCAACGCTGACCGGCCGGAGCAGTCGACGACGGGCGCGCTGGGGCGGGACGCGCAGCACTGGGTGTTCGAGCGCGCCGGGCGCCCCTGCCGGCGCTGCGGCACGCGCATCCGGACGGCCATGCAGGGCCCCGGCCACCAGGCACGGATCACGTACGTGTGCACCACCTGCCAGCCGGGTCCGCACCCTCCGCTGACCGCTGGGCGTCGTCCCCAGCAACCGACCGTGCCGCGGGCCCGCTACGGCTGA
- a CDS encoding DMT family transporter, protein MTTARTGPRTRQEVALLLAPAVFVLLWSTGFVGAKYGLPYAAPFTFLAVRLLIAAVLLAVLALVLRTPAPRGRTQWGRSALTGVLLHAGYLGGVFWAISRGFPAGVSSVVVSLQPVLVAALAGTVLGETLRRVQWVGLVVGVVGVGLVLAPGLAAADGVPVSGLLSCLVALGAGTAGTLHQKRHGGGIPLLGGTAVQYAAAGVLLGVLALSTEDTTVEWTPRFVAALAWLVLALSIGAVLLLLVLLRRGSASGVSSLFYLVPPATAVEAYLLFGETLAPVSVLGIVVAAVGVALVVRTPRTPPELEPV, encoded by the coding sequence GTGACGACAGCACGGACGGGACCCAGGACGCGGCAGGAGGTGGCCCTGCTCCTCGCCCCGGCGGTCTTCGTCCTGCTGTGGAGCACCGGCTTCGTCGGGGCGAAGTACGGGCTCCCCTACGCGGCGCCGTTCACCTTCCTGGCCGTCCGGCTGCTCATCGCCGCCGTCCTGCTCGCGGTGCTCGCACTGGTCCTGCGAACCCCGGCCCCCCGCGGTCGGACGCAGTGGGGGCGCTCGGCCCTCACCGGGGTGCTGCTGCACGCCGGATACCTCGGGGGGGTGTTCTGGGCAATCTCGCGGGGGTTCCCCGCCGGGGTGAGCTCGGTGGTGGTGAGCCTGCAGCCCGTCCTCGTCGCCGCCCTGGCCGGCACCGTGCTCGGGGAGACCCTGCGGCGGGTGCAGTGGGTGGGTCTGGTCGTGGGGGTGGTCGGGGTGGGTCTCGTTCTCGCGCCCGGTCTGGCCGCGGCCGACGGGGTGCCGGTGTCAGGTCTGCTCTCCTGCCTGGTCGCACTGGGGGCCGGGACGGCCGGCACCCTGCACCAGAAGCGGCACGGGGGCGGGATCCCGCTGCTCGGGGGCACGGCCGTGCAGTACGCCGCGGCCGGGGTGCTGCTCGGGGTGCTGGCCCTGAGCACCGAGGACACCACCGTCGAGTGGACCCCGCGGTTCGTCGCCGCCCTGGCCTGGCTCGTCCTCGCGCTCTCGATCGGGGCGGTGCTCCTGCTCCTCGTGCTGCTGCGCCGGGGGAGCGCGTCCGGCGTCTCGTCACTGTTCTACCTCGTGCCCCCCGCCACCGCGGTGGAGGCCTACCTGCTGTTCGGCGAGACCCTCGCACCGGTGTCGGTGCTCGGCATCGTCGTCGCCGCGGTGGGTGTCGCCCTGGTCGTGCGCACCCCCCGGACGCCGCCGGAGCTCGAACCCGTCTGA